One genomic region from Xylocopa sonorina isolate GNS202 chromosome 8, iyXylSono1_principal, whole genome shotgun sequence encodes:
- the LOC143426391 gene encoding histone H3-like, giving the protein FYSKILVPSRKIRKARVLQEIKHLRRSVSFVLPKAPFARLVKEIINTLFPSSSVIRIQVTALEALQEALEAYIVQFFEDCYLLTMHAKRVTLQINDMFLMRRLRGRDDIINR; this is encoded by the exons TTTTACTCCAAGATTTTAGTGCCTTCGCGTAAAATTCGGAAGGCGCGCGTTCTGCAAGAAATTAAACATTTGAGAAGAAGTGTATCATTCGTTTTACCAAAAGCTCCTTTTGCCCGTTTAGTTAAAGAAATAATTAACACCTTATTTCCAAGTAGTAGTGTAATCAG AATACAGGTTACTGCGCTCGAGGCACTACAAGAGGCACTTGAGGCGTATATAGTTCAATTCTTCGAGGACTGTTATCTATTGACAATGCACGCTAAGCGTGTTACTCTTCAAATTAATGATATGTTTTTAATGCGACGACTCAGAGGAAGAGATGATATTATAAATAGATAA
- the Sarm gene encoding sterile alpha and armadillo motif, with amino-acid sequence MSVDRGLNMLHKHGSSSRSHSSLLYKGRGTFLKSMSEFPVEGGENGDMHSVMENFQKKNNMVSGRSHVGHHPQVTSSSQMLTTNQSQSSSSSSSRVAKSSARILSTSSSEMKASSMKSDLRELQRGISEMKNNISTNFSQRLRSSMENLVDRDGNGTEEGDLTEPLVTYPDPDTPPPATGTVTLPGGPSAQLSSLNSLNNLHNMSSPISMSNMSNMSNISNMTNLPAGQETMKFEEKTMTSASKTKVVTDGFSAEKATANSAEMRALQAGDVSYKEQSAATAARARVELDGVSAEKSVAAAREQRSLKAGDLSHQESNNMAASTMKLQSDSFSSEKKAMAAQQQRQTVTSTGIFNHEKHISAASSQSSITIASKGSSKSSMLSAANQAVNHLMNGMRQADDELLALPLDDLDLLCSKSNPQDVDRAIAKYSSFLDNFVERLKANDSKNGKAPLLLNRVNEIIRKAWAVPTHGHELGYTLCNTLRTRGGLDLLMSNCVASDHDLQFSSARLLEQCLTTENRAHVVEHGLEKVVNVACVCTKNANSVDHSRVGTGILEHLFKHSEGTCSDVIRLGGLDAVLFECRKNDVETLRHCAGALANLSLYGGAENQEAMIKRKVPMWLFPLAFHNDDNIKYYACLAIAVLVANKEIEAAVLKSGTLDLVEPFVTSHNPYEFAKSNLAHAHGQSKNWLERLVPVLSSKREEARNLAAFHFCMEAGIKKQQGNTEIFRAIGAIEPLKKVASCPNAIASKYAAQALRLIGEEIPHKLSQQVPLWSTEDVREWVKQIGFAECAQNFVESRVDGDLLLQLTEENLKEDIGLTNGIRRRRFTRELQNLKKMADYSSRDTGNLNSFLQSIGQEFSIYTYSMLNAGVDKDSIRNLSEDQLLTECGIANSIHRLRILDAIKNMQHNQLGSSENESPDKSLDVFVSYRRSNGSQLASLLKVHLQLRGFSVFIDVERLEAGKFDNNLLQSIRQAKHFLLVLTPKALERCIQDSECKDWVHREIVAALQSQCNIIPIIDNFQWPEPEELPEDMRAVCHFNGVRWIHDYQDACVDKLERFMRGEIPVRPDIARGIATKDVTQPNTPGTTNIRQPPNYQRMHSNESRGSDKDSTGGRD; translated from the exons ATGTCGGAGTTCCCGGTGGAGGGAGGGGAAAACGGTGACATGCACTCTGTCATGGAAAACTTCCAGAAGAAGAACAACATGGTGTCCGGCAGGAGCCACGTTGGTCACCATCCGCAGGTGACCTCGTCGTCGCAG ATGCTGACGACGAACCAGAGCcagagcagcagcagcagctcgAGCAGGGTGGCCAAGTCCTCTGCGAGGATTCTCTCGACCTCGTCGAGTGAGATGAAAGCGAGCTCCATGAAGAGCGACCTCAGAGAACTTCAACGCGGCATATCCGAGATGAAGAACAACATTTCGACCAATTTCTCCCAACGACTACGCAGCAGCATGGAAAACCTTGTGGACAG GGACGGAAATGGAACGGAAGAGGGCGACCTGACGGAGCCATTGGTGACGTATCCGGATCCGGATACGCCGCCACCGGCGACAGGGACTGTCACACTGCCAGGAGGACCATCAGCGCAATTGAGTTCCCTGAACTCGTTGAACAATCTTCACAACATGAGCTCTCCGATCAGTATGTCGAATATGTCGAACATGTCGAATATATCGAACATGACGAATTTACCTGCTGGACAGGAGACGATGAAATTCGAGGAGAAGACGATGACCAGTGCGTCCAAGACCAAG GTGGTCACGGACGGCTTCAGCGCTGAAAAGGCGACCGCGAACAGCGCCGAGATGCGAGCTTTGCAAGCTGGAGACGTCTCGTACAAGGAGCAGAGCGCCGCGACCGCGGCAAGGGCGCGAGTCGAACTCGATGGCGTCTCTGCGGAGAAAAGCGTCGCTGCAGCGAGG GAACAGAGAAGCCTGAAAGCCGGCGATCTTTCGCATCAGGAGAGCAATAACATGGCAGCGTCTACCATGAAGTTGCAGAGCGATTCTTTCAGTTCAGAAAAG AAAGCCATGGCGGCGCAACAGCAAAGACAAACGGTCACATCGACCGGAATCTTCAACCACGAGAAACACATTTCCGCCGCGAGTTCGCAGTCGAGCATCACGATCGCGTCCAAAGGATCCTCGAAATCGTCGATGCTGAGCGCAGCGAACCAGGCGGTGAATCACCTGATGAATGGGATGAGGCAAGCGGACGACGAACTTCTCGCGTTGCCTCTCGATGACCTCGATCTCCTCTGTTCGAAATCGAACCCACAGGATGTGGATCGCGCCATCGCCAAGTACTCGAGCTTCCTGGACAATTTCGTGGAACGATTAAAAGCGAACGACAGCAAAAATGGCAAGGCACCGTTGCTTCTGAACAGAGTGAACGAAATAATCAGAAAAGCCTGGGCGGTACCGACCCATGGCCACGAATTAGGCTACACTCTTTGCAACACGCTTAGGACAAGGGGTGGTCTCGACCTGTTGATGTCGAACTGCGTGGCCAGCGACCACGATCTACAGTTCTCTTCAGCCAGGTTACTCGAACAATGTCTAACAACAGAAAACAGGGCGCACGTGGTGGAGCATGGTTTAGAGAAGGTGGTGAACGTCGCCTGTGTCTGCACGAAGAACGCCAATTCGGTGGACCATTCGAGAGTAGGCACTGGGATCTTGGAGCACCTGTTCAAGCACAGCGAGGGGACTTGCAGCGACGTGATCAGGCTGGGCGGTCTCGACGCGGTCCTCTTCGAGTGCAGGAAGAACGACGTGGAAACGCTGAGACACTGCGCCGGTGCACTGGCCAATCTCTCTCTGTACGGTGGTGCGGAGAACCAGGAGGCGATGATCAAACGAAAAGTACCAATGTGGCTGTTCCCACTTGCTTTTCACAACGACGACAACATCAAGTACTACGCCTGCCTAGCGATCGCTGTGTTAGTAGCTAATAAAGAGATAGAAGCCGCGGTACTAAAATCAGGCACCCTGGACCTGGTCGAGCCGTTCGTTACCTCGCACAATCCCTACGAGTTCGCCAAGTCGAACCTGGCGCACGCCCATGGCCAGAGCAAGAACTGGCTGGAGAGGCTGGTGCCGGTGCTCAGCTCGAAGAGAGAGGAGGCGAGGAACCTGGCGGCCTTCCACTTCTGCATGGAAGCAGGTATCAAGAAGCAGCAGGGAAACACGGAAATCTTCCGCGCGATCGGTGCTATCGAGCCGTTGAAGAAAGTGGCCAGTTGTCCTAACGCTATCGCCTCCAAGTACGCGGCACAGGCGTTGCGTTTAATCGGGGAGGAGATACCGCACAAGCTGAGCCAACAGGTGCCACTTTGGTCCACAGAGGATGTGCGGGAGTGGGTGAAGCAGATTGGGTTCGCAGAGTGCGCGCAGAATTTCGTCGAGAGCAGGGTGGACGGTGATTTGTTGCTGCAACTGACAGAGGAGAATCTCAAGGAGGATATCGGGTTGACGAACGGCATCAGGCGGAGAAGATTCACCAGAGAGTTGCAGAACTTGAAGAAAATGGCTGATTATAGTAGTAGGGATACGGGGAACTTGAACAGTTTCTTGCAGTCGATCGGACAGGAGTTCTCGATCTACACGTATAGTATGCTCAACGCTGGCGTTGACAAGGATTCCATCAGGAACCTGTCCGAGGACCAGCTGTTGACCGAGTGCGGTATCGCGAACAGTATCCACCGGTTGAGGATATTGGACGCCATTAAGAACATGCAACACAATCAACTGGGCTCCTCGGAGAACGAATCGCCGGACAAGTCGTTGGACGTGTTCGTTAGTTACAGGAGATCGAACGGATCCCAATTGGCCAGCTTGTTGAAGGTCCACTTGCAGTTGCGAGGCTTCTCTGTGTTCATAGACGTTGAGAGGCTAGAAGCTGGCAAGTTCGACAATAACCTGCTGCAGAGCATCAGGCAGGCCAAACACTTCCTCCTTGTGCTGACGCCCAAGGCTTTGGAAAGGTGTATACAGGACAGCGAGTGCAAGGATTGGGTTCACAGG GAAATTGTAGCTGCTCTACAGTCGCAGTGTAATATAATTCCCATCATAGACAACTTTCAATGGCCAGAGCCTGAGGAACTTCCCGAGGACATGCGAGCGGTTTGTCATTTTAATGGTGTACGGTGGATCCACGACTACCAAGATGCATGCGTAGACAAGCTTGAAAG GTTTATGCGCGGTGAGATACCAGTCAGGCCAGATATCGCACGAGGAATCGCGACCAAAGACGTAACGCAACCCAACACACCTGGTACCACAAACATTCGGCAACCACCGAACTACCAGCGTATGCACAGCAACGAGAGCAGGGGTAGTGACAAAGATTCTACAGGGGGGCGAGATTGA